In Anaerolineales bacterium, the following are encoded in one genomic region:
- a CDS encoding tetratricopeptide repeat protein: protein MKFPAIGLCVLLWLIPAATPNGAVPYRPSCPADPRPAAGWGVLWFPQDDAFALSAARELLGRRDFPAAVCFFRLAEDTHQRDPHFLYELGEAYWGSGDLESALEQWEKALALAPAWDELSVRLWKGYFQGEFWDRAEPAISRRLARHADDVEAKFALALVRAARNPGSALDLLAALRTAPKPVSTNARALEAVIRAAIARRVPEYIFAATGEELLRQGQAALAKEALRRAIERNPNYGEAYALLGLAQEATGGDPEESYRRGVALAPNSALACLAYGAWLRRQGESTLARWWLIQAWIARPGDWIIAAELAQLDFDRGNLNDAEQWLLQSVAAYPAEPEAWIALAAFFIENDYRVEANGIPAARQAVILAPDNDRALDLLGLGWYKLADFSTAERMFLRALEKNPDSAKVHLHLGMCYWEQGRAAEARSEWETALQLDPRGAVGRQAEEFLSRSRPE from the coding sequence ATGAAATTCCCGGCGATCGGCCTATGCGTTCTCCTCTGGCTGATCCCGGCCGCCACACCGAACGGCGCCGTTCCCTATCGACCGTCCTGCCCCGCAGATCCGCGTCCGGCGGCCGGCTGGGGCGTGCTGTGGTTCCCGCAGGACGACGCGTTCGCGCTGTCCGCCGCCCGGGAACTGCTCGGGAGGCGGGATTTTCCGGCGGCGGTCTGTTTCTTCCGGCTGGCAGAGGATACCCATCAGCGGGATCCGCATTTTCTATACGAGCTTGGCGAAGCCTATTGGGGATCCGGCGATCTGGAATCGGCGCTGGAGCAATGGGAAAAAGCGCTGGCGCTCGCTCCGGCGTGGGACGAGTTATCCGTCCGACTGTGGAAGGGGTACTTCCAGGGCGAATTCTGGGATCGGGCGGAGCCGGCGATCTCGCGCCGCCTGGCCCGGCATGCGGACGACGTTGAGGCCAAATTCGCTTTGGCGCTGGTCCGCGCCGCGCGTAATCCGGGAAGCGCGCTGGACCTGCTCGCCGCATTGCGGACGGCCCCCAAGCCGGTTTCGACCAACGCGCGGGCCTTGGAGGCGGTGATCCGGGCGGCGATCGCGAGAAGGGTCCCCGAATACATCTTCGCCGCAACCGGGGAAGAACTGCTCCGGCAAGGCCAGGCCGCGCTCGCCAAAGAAGCTCTGCGCCGGGCGATCGAGAGAAATCCGAATTACGGGGAAGCGTACGCGCTGTTGGGGCTGGCGCAGGAGGCCACCGGCGGGGATCCGGAAGAATCTTACCGGAGGGGCGTCGCCCTGGCGCCGAACTCCGCCCTGGCCTGCCTGGCGTACGGCGCTTGGCTGAGGCGGCAGGGGGAATCCACTCTGGCCCGCTGGTGGCTGATCCAAGCTTGGATCGCGCGGCCGGGGGATTGGATCATCGCGGCGGAGCTTGCCCAATTGGATTTCGACCGCGGGAATTTGAACGACGCCGAGCAATGGCTTCTGCAGTCGGTGGCGGCCTACCCGGCCGAACCCGAGGCCTGGATCGCGCTGGCGGCGTTCTTCATCGAAAACGATTACCGGGTGGAAGCGAACGGAATCCCGGCGGCCCGCCAGGCGGTGATCCTGGCCCCGGACAACGACCGGGCGCTGGACCTGCTCGGCTTGGGATGGTACAAGCTGGCCGATTTTTCCACGGCTGAGCGGATGTTCCTGCGCGCCTTGGAGAAGAATCCGGATTCCGCCAAGGTGCATCTGCACCTGGGAATGTGCTATTGGGAGCAGGGACGCGCGGCCGAAGCGAGAAGCGAATGGGAAACCGCACTCCAACTGGATCCCCGCGGCGCCGTCGGCCGGCAGGCCGAAGAATTCCTCTCCAGGTCCCGCCCGGAATAG
- a CDS encoding nitroreductase family deazaflavin-dependent oxidoreductase, with translation MIKTFVFSPLHPLLGESFAVITVYGSKTGRRISTPINVSHSREEFTVVSYRTRTWWRNLREGRAGGLRLGGKTVTVTAKIIDDPEQGRDGLRVYFERHPGYAEYSRSGRMPWDGSRRTT, from the coding sequence TTGATTAAGACATTTGTTTTTTCGCCGCTTCATCCGCTGCTCGGAGAGAGTTTCGCCGTCATCACCGTTTACGGCAGCAAGACCGGACGGCGAATATCGACCCCGATCAACGTATCGCACAGCAGAGAGGAATTCACCGTCGTCAGCTACCGCACGCGCACCTGGTGGCGGAACCTGCGCGAAGGCCGCGCGGGCGGACTGCGGCTGGGCGGAAAGACGGTGACCGTCACGGCGAAAATCATCGACGATCCGGAGCAAGGCCGGGATGGCCTGCGGGTGTATTTCGAGCGCCATCCGGGGTATGCGGAATATTCGAGATCCGGGCGGATGCCCTGGGACGGATCCCGGAGGACGACCTGA
- a CDS encoding glycine--tRNA ligase subunit beta, with translation MPKKKKTAARRPLSLQQVILGLQDFWARQGCLIWQPYNIQVGAGTYNPATFLRVLGPEPWKVAYVEPSIRPDDGRYGENPNRLQQHYQYQVILKPDPGDPQDIYLRSLEAIGIDMRENDVRFVEDNWESPALGAWGLGWEVWLNGMEITQFTYFQQAGGIELPIPSVELTYGLERILMALQRNSHFKDIRWVGDVNYGDVLLQNEREQSTYNYEVADVERQRQSYEIFEAEARAALAAGLVIPAHDYVLKCSHAFNILDARGAVGVTERANFFGRMRDLARQVAETYLAGREKEGFPLKGKFLPASKPARAARRTAKGKAPVASQTLLLEIGVEELPASDCLSAREQLAQKLPSALKEARLAYRQVSVCGTPRRIAAIVRGLAPIQEDVEVVVKGPPASKAYQPDGSPSPALAGFAAKNGVNPKSLREENGYIILRRTEKGKAALEILPDLLSGSVSAIQFPKVMRWSESAPAFSRPVRWLTALLGAEPVAVEWDGLRAGRTTRGLRLENSPEIVIPRADEYLKVLRAHGIEPDPAVRAERIAKQAKALAAKRGGEASFEPGLLEEVTDLVESPQVILGAFDPESLSLPREVLISVMRKHQRYFPVQGGGQLLPFFLTVRNGKGEGEANVREGNEHVLRARFADAAFFIREDHRKKLEDFLPLLSTLAFQAKLGSMLDKCGRVERLTEKISPALNLSPGAAGAAKRAAHLCKADLATQMVVEMTSLQGVIGRYYALDSGESAEVAQAVYEHYLPRSAEDAVPESPAGAAVAVADRLDSLAGLFAAGLVPTGTRDPFALRRAALGLIQILLGRGMAFDIREGIRMAASLQPIPVSEETQAQVMEFVAGRLRGVLADQGFRYDVVEAVLAAQASNPVAAQRAAEELAGWVEKPDWPATLAAYARCVRITREQRETFAVDPERLSEPAERALWEACRRAAAEAEKLRNAGALTVDNLMKAFVPHIPVISKFFEDVLVMTDDPAVRNNRLGMLQIIARLPEGVADLSKLEGF, from the coding sequence ATGCCAAAAAAGAAGAAAACCGCCGCTCGCAGACCGTTAAGCCTCCAGCAGGTCATCCTCGGCTTGCAGGATTTCTGGGCCCGCCAGGGATGCCTGATCTGGCAGCCGTACAACATCCAGGTCGGCGCCGGGACGTATAATCCGGCCACCTTCCTGCGGGTTTTGGGGCCGGAACCTTGGAAGGTGGCTTATGTCGAGCCGTCCATCCGCCCGGACGACGGCCGTTACGGGGAAAACCCAAACCGCCTGCAGCAGCATTATCAATATCAGGTGATCCTCAAGCCGGACCCCGGCGATCCGCAGGATATCTACCTGCGGTCGCTGGAGGCGATCGGGATCGACATGCGCGAAAACGACGTACGGTTTGTCGAAGACAACTGGGAATCGCCGGCCCTCGGAGCCTGGGGCCTGGGTTGGGAAGTCTGGCTGAACGGGATGGAGATCACCCAGTTCACCTACTTCCAGCAAGCCGGCGGGATCGAACTGCCGATCCCCTCGGTGGAGCTGACGTACGGCTTGGAACGGATTCTCATGGCGCTGCAACGGAATTCGCATTTCAAGGATATCCGCTGGGTGGGCGACGTGAATTACGGCGACGTCCTGCTGCAGAACGAACGTGAGCAGAGCACGTACAATTACGAGGTCGCGGACGTCGAGCGCCAGCGGCAGTCGTATGAGATTTTCGAAGCCGAGGCGCGCGCCGCGCTGGCGGCAGGGCTGGTCATCCCGGCCCACGATTACGTGTTGAAATGCTCGCACGCCTTCAACATCCTGGATGCCCGCGGCGCGGTGGGTGTGACCGAGCGCGCGAATTTCTTCGGACGGATGCGCGATTTGGCGCGGCAGGTGGCCGAGACCTACCTCGCGGGAAGGGAAAAGGAAGGATTCCCGCTGAAAGGAAAATTCCTCCCGGCTTCGAAACCGGCAAGGGCGGCCCGCCGGACGGCGAAAGGGAAAGCGCCCGTCGCTTCGCAAACCTTGCTGTTGGAGATCGGGGTGGAGGAACTGCCGGCCTCCGATTGCCTCTCCGCCCGCGAGCAGCTCGCGCAAAAACTGCCCTCCGCGCTGAAGGAGGCGCGGCTCGCCTACCGGCAGGTATCCGTCTGCGGGACCCCGCGGCGAATCGCGGCGATCGTCCGCGGTCTGGCGCCGATCCAGGAGGATGTCGAGGTGGTGGTGAAGGGGCCGCCGGCCTCGAAGGCCTACCAGCCGGACGGGTCCCCCTCGCCGGCGCTGGCCGGATTCGCCGCCAAGAACGGGGTGAATCCGAAATCCCTGCGCGAGGAAAACGGCTACATCATCCTGCGGCGGACCGAAAAGGGGAAGGCGGCTCTCGAAATCCTGCCGGATCTGCTTTCGGGATCGGTATCCGCGATTCAGTTTCCGAAAGTGATGCGCTGGAGCGAATCGGCGCCCGCCTTTTCACGGCCCGTACGCTGGCTCACGGCGTTGCTGGGGGCCGAACCCGTCGCGGTGGAGTGGGACGGATTGCGTGCCGGGCGCACCACCCGCGGCCTGCGCTTGGAGAATTCACCGGAAATCGTCATCCCCCGGGCGGACGAGTATCTGAAGGTCCTGCGCGCCCACGGGATCGAGCCGGATCCGGCGGTGCGGGCGGAGCGGATCGCCAAGCAAGCCAAGGCGCTGGCTGCGAAGCGCGGCGGGGAGGCGTCCTTCGAACCGGGTTTGCTCGAAGAGGTAACCGATCTGGTCGAATCCCCGCAGGTCATCCTCGGCGCCTTCGATCCGGAATCGCTTTCGCTCCCGCGCGAGGTGCTGATCTCGGTGATGCGTAAACACCAGCGCTACTTCCCGGTGCAGGGCGGCGGACAACTGCTTCCGTTTTTCCTGACCGTGCGCAACGGCAAGGGGGAAGGCGAGGCCAACGTGCGCGAGGGGAACGAGCATGTTCTGCGCGCGCGCTTTGCGGACGCGGCCTTCTTCATCCGCGAGGATCATCGCAAGAAGCTGGAGGATTTTCTGCCGCTGCTCTCGACCCTCGCCTTTCAAGCCAAGCTCGGCTCGATGCTCGACAAATGCGGGCGCGTGGAGCGGTTGACGGAAAAGATCTCCCCGGCCTTGAACCTCTCCCCCGGCGCCGCCGGGGCGGCTAAGCGGGCCGCCCATCTGTGCAAGGCGGACCTGGCGACCCAGATGGTGGTGGAGATGACATCGCTGCAGGGCGTGATCGGCCGCTACTACGCGCTCGATTCGGGCGAATCGGCGGAGGTGGCGCAGGCGGTTTATGAGCATTACCTGCCGCGCAGCGCGGAAGACGCGGTTCCGGAATCTCCGGCCGGCGCCGCGGTGGCGGTCGCCGACCGGTTGGATTCGCTCGCCGGTCTGTTCGCCGCGGGCCTGGTGCCGACCGGGACGCGCGATCCGTTCGCATTGCGGCGCGCCGCGCTCGGCTTGATCCAGATCCTCCTGGGGAGAGGGATGGCCTTCGATATCCGCGAGGGAATCCGGATGGCGGCTTCGCTACAGCCGATCCCGGTCTCAGAGGAAACGCAGGCGCAGGTGATGGAGTTCGTCGCCGGAAGGCTGCGCGGAGTGCTTGCGGACCAGGGATTCCGCTACGACGTGGTGGAAGCGGTGTTGGCGGCGCAGGCAAGCAATCCGGTGGCCGCCCAGCGCGCCGCGGAGGAGCTTGCCGGATGGGTGGAAAAACCGGATTGGCCGGCGACTCTGGCGGCATACGCGCGCTGCGTGCGCATCACCCGCGAACAGCGGGAAACCTTCGCGGTGGATCCGGAGCGGCTGAGCGAGCCCGCCGAGCGCGCGCTGTGGGAGGCGTGCCGGAGGGCGGCCGCGGAAGCGGAGAAGCTGCGGAACGCCGGCGCCTTGACGGTCGACAATCTGATGAAGGCGTTTGTGCCCCACATCCCCGTGATTTCGAAATTCTTTGAGGATGTGCTGGTGATGACCGACGATCCGGCGGTCCGCAACAACCGCCTGGGGATGCTGCAGATTATCGCCCGCCTGCCGGAGGGCGTGGCGGACCTATCGAAGTTGGAAGGGTTTTGA
- the der gene encoding ribosome biogenesis GTPase Der, with the protein MRKPIVALVGRPNVGKSTLFNRLVGRRVAVVDDTPGTTRDRLVAEGEWQGRTFDVVDTGGIDPDFFRHGKPLSVGSADYIGPIRFQAEMAVRDADLVLFLVDAEAGVTSADGEVADILRKRRGSPKGGNRPPILLVANKCDNPARREQAAEFYELGMGDPHPVSAVHGSGVGDLLDAMTALLPDAAAVEEGEDRIRIAIVGKPNVGKSSLLNRLLGEERVIVSPIPGTTRDAVDTRLVFQGTPVTLIDTAGIRRRGKIEPGVEKFSVLRALRALERADVALLVLDAEQGIALQDAHIAGFIAEARRSAVVVVNKWDAVEKDSQSQDLYRRRIREELDFLDYVPVLFVSAKTGQRTGEILPAALRVQEERLVRIPTSELNRILREAQEKHAPPARSGRQLKLYYGSQVKADPPTFLIHVNDPGLVHFSYRRFLENQIRARYPFLGTPLVLSFRKRS; encoded by the coding sequence ATGCGAAAGCCGATTGTCGCCCTGGTGGGCCGTCCGAACGTCGGAAAATCCACCCTGTTCAACCGCTTGGTTGGGCGGCGGGTGGCCGTGGTCGATGACACGCCCGGCACGACCCGCGACCGGCTGGTGGCGGAAGGCGAGTGGCAGGGGCGGACGTTTGACGTGGTCGACACCGGGGGGATCGATCCGGATTTTTTCCGCCACGGCAAGCCGCTTTCCGTAGGATCGGCGGATTACATCGGTCCGATCCGGTTCCAGGCGGAGATGGCGGTCCGCGACGCCGATCTGGTGCTGTTTCTGGTGGACGCCGAGGCCGGGGTGACGTCGGCCGACGGGGAAGTCGCCGACATTTTGCGCAAGCGGCGGGGCTCGCCAAAGGGCGGGAACCGCCCGCCGATCCTCCTGGTGGCGAATAAATGCGACAATCCGGCGCGACGGGAGCAGGCGGCTGAGTTTTATGAGCTTGGGATGGGGGACCCGCACCCGGTATCTGCGGTCCACGGAAGCGGGGTCGGGGACCTGCTGGATGCGATGACGGCGCTCCTGCCGGACGCGGCGGCCGTCGAGGAGGGGGAGGACCGGATCCGGATCGCCATCGTCGGCAAACCGAACGTCGGAAAAAGCAGCCTGCTCAACCGCCTGCTCGGCGAGGAGCGGGTGATCGTCAGCCCGATCCCCGGCACGACCCGCGACGCCGTCGACACCCGCTTGGTGTTCCAAGGCACGCCCGTCACCCTGATCGACACCGCAGGCATCCGCCGCCGCGGGAAGATCGAACCGGGGGTGGAGAAATTCAGCGTCCTGCGCGCACTGCGGGCTCTGGAGCGGGCGGACGTGGCCCTGTTGGTGCTGGACGCCGAGCAGGGCATAGCGTTGCAGGATGCGCACATTGCCGGTTTTATCGCCGAGGCCCGGCGCAGCGCCGTGGTGGTGGTGAATAAATGGGACGCGGTCGAAAAGGATTCGCAATCGCAGGATCTGTATCGGCGCCGGATCCGCGAGGAGCTGGATTTTCTGGACTACGTGCCGGTGCTGTTTGTCTCCGCCAAGACCGGGCAACGAACGGGGGAAATCCTGCCGGCGGCGCTGCGGGTTCAAGAAGAGCGCCTGGTGAGGATCCCGACATCGGAGTTGAACCGGATTCTGCGCGAAGCCCAGGAGAAACACGCGCCGCCGGCCCGCTCGGGCCGCCAACTCAAGCTGTATTACGGATCCCAGGTTAAAGCCGATCCGCCCACGTTTCTAATTCATGTAAACGATCCGGGTCTGGTGCATTTTTCCTACCGGCGGTTTCTTGAAAACCAAATCCGCGCCCGATATCCCTTCCTGGGCACTCCGTTGGTGTTATCCTTCCGCAAAAGATCGTAG
- the cdaA gene encoding diadenylate cyclase CdaA → MTNLVQNVLFLFQRLHWYDVLDIGLVALLFFILLTQFRGTQAGTVLRGIAMMIVGVALLTSVAQLPAVSWILETILPALLIVIPVVFAPEIRRTLERVGRADFLRRASPMTEVPPYIQAVVAAAKRLSERRHGALIVIERDVGLDDFSCTGLRLDADVSAELMMQIFYPNTPLHDGAVILRRERILAAGCVVPLSSGNVLASSDRRMGLRHRAALGISEVSDAVAVVVSEETGILSVAHNGRMIRRLDPQRLQNILLAFTRNAAGSTIFPWTLFRRKSASPAVRPTEPEGAESEERHPE, encoded by the coding sequence ATGACCAACCTCGTCCAGAACGTCCTCTTCCTGTTCCAGCGCCTGCATTGGTACGACGTGCTGGACATCGGCCTGGTGGCCCTGCTGTTCTTCATCCTGCTGACCCAATTCCGGGGCACGCAGGCCGGCACGGTTCTGCGCGGGATTGCGATGATGATCGTCGGCGTGGCGCTGTTGACCAGCGTCGCCCAGCTCCCGGCGGTATCCTGGATTTTGGAAACCATTCTCCCGGCCCTGCTGATCGTGATCCCGGTCGTGTTTGCTCCGGAGATCCGCCGGACCCTCGAGCGGGTGGGGCGGGCGGATTTTCTCCGCCGCGCGTCGCCGATGACCGAGGTGCCGCCTTACATTCAAGCGGTGGTGGCCGCCGCCAAGCGGCTTTCCGAACGGCGGCACGGCGCACTGATCGTGATCGAACGCGACGTCGGGTTGGACGATTTCTCCTGCACCGGGTTGCGGCTGGATGCGGACGTGTCCGCTGAATTGATGATGCAGATCTTCTACCCCAACACGCCGCTGCACGACGGCGCCGTGATCCTGCGGCGCGAGCGGATCCTCGCCGCCGGATGCGTCGTGCCGCTCTCCTCCGGCAACGTCTTGGCTTCCTCCGACCGGCGGATGGGCTTGCGGCACCGGGCGGCCCTGGGAATCAGCGAGGTGAGCGACGCCGTCGCGGTGGTGGTTTCGGAGGAGACCGGCATCCTCTCGGTGGCGCATAACGGGCGGATGATCCGCAGGCTGGATCCGCAGCGCCTGCAGAACATCCTGCTGGCGTTCACGCGAAATGCGGCGGGCTCCACGATCTTTCCCTGGACCTTGTTCCGCCGCAAAAGCGCTTCGCCGGCCGTCCGGCCCACGGAACCGGAAGGCGCGGAAAGCGAGGAAAGGCATCCCGAATGA
- a CDS encoding tetratricopeptide repeat protein, with product MPGHREVYEQALRQGNSAAWDQKWDQAITAYQRALTEFPGDPVAMDHLGLAFMQSGQLDQAQAVYQEAVRADPQNPIPHEKIAEILERNGKVVESVQLRLSAAELFLAKREADKAIDNWLAAARLVPENMVARSRLALAFERTGQHKQAVTEYLALAAIMQRARQPEKAMQAIEQGIRIIPDSPELARARSALKSGKVLAIPPPYKPGMTGMLVPQTASLPPEPPPPSPRQTASVEPRSTSPQDAAQKKAMAVLAEKLFEADRDTFDQRRTSIDQFTRGEEKAVSAHADQNRYLALAIDAYSRQQQQEAMEYFDRAFRVGFEHPAASFLFGTLQLAEEQLEQGMLSLQKAVEHPDLSMGAHYILGRACRDAGQAYRSAIHFLSALRLADMNTVPDDQRDALQRTYEAFLEVPESEQEPDQWNQTGERIEALLTSPDWESRLRLARAQLDAQSDSPGTAPLAEMLSLGKPQALIEAMGYLDLAVRRGLWRTAMEQAMLALDHGPTYLPLHLRITEIQLKEDKQTEALAKLGLIARTYRIRGETLQAAKIYERILQINPMDVGSRTELINLLVQQGDLRSALSFYLDLADVYTQLADLEGARQTYESALMLAIRNNADKSWQIQLLYRLGDLYMQRLDYRAALQTFQRLQQLDPTDEKAGTQLVDLMIRLGKIGDAQNLINNVSREWTRLGRQDQVLEWLEELVRVRPEEALLRRKLADTYQQRGRIAEAIGQLDALGDAQVEAGNIPDAILTVRAILALRPPNAEGYQELLQKLESGSVT from the coding sequence ATGCCGGGTCATCGGGAAGTATACGAACAGGCTTTGAGGCAGGGCAACAGCGCGGCCTGGGACCAAAAATGGGATCAGGCGATCACCGCCTACCAGCGCGCCCTCACGGAATTCCCCGGCGATCCGGTGGCGATGGACCATCTCGGCCTGGCCTTCATGCAAAGCGGCCAGCTGGATCAGGCCCAAGCGGTGTATCAGGAAGCCGTCCGGGCCGATCCGCAGAATCCGATTCCCCACGAAAAAATTGCGGAAATCCTGGAACGCAACGGGAAGGTCGTGGAATCGGTTCAGTTGCGCCTGAGCGCGGCCGAACTTTTTCTTGCCAAGCGGGAAGCCGACAAGGCGATCGACAATTGGCTGGCGGCCGCCCGGCTGGTTCCTGAAAACATGGTCGCCCGCTCCCGCCTGGCATTGGCATTCGAGCGGACGGGACAGCACAAACAGGCGGTGACGGAATATCTGGCTCTGGCGGCGATCATGCAGCGCGCGCGCCAGCCAGAGAAGGCGATGCAGGCGATCGAGCAGGGAATCCGGATCATTCCCGATTCGCCGGAGCTCGCCCGCGCCCGATCGGCGCTGAAATCCGGCAAGGTGTTGGCCATCCCGCCGCCCTACAAGCCGGGGATGACCGGGATGCTGGTACCACAGACAGCGAGCCTTCCGCCGGAACCGCCCCCCCCTTCGCCCCGGCAGACCGCGAGCGTCGAACCGCGCTCGACCAGCCCCCAAGACGCGGCGCAGAAGAAGGCGATGGCCGTCCTGGCGGAAAAACTTTTCGAGGCGGACCGGGACACCTTCGACCAGCGGCGCACCTCCATCGACCAATTCACCCGCGGGGAGGAAAAGGCGGTTTCGGCGCACGCCGACCAGAACCGCTACCTGGCCCTGGCCATCGACGCCTATTCCCGCCAACAGCAACAGGAAGCGATGGAGTATTTCGACCGCGCCTTCCGCGTCGGCTTCGAGCATCCGGCGGCTTCCTTTCTCTTCGGCACCCTGCAACTGGCGGAGGAACAGTTGGAACAGGGGATGCTTTCCCTGCAGAAGGCCGTCGAGCATCCGGACCTCTCGATGGGCGCGCATTACATCCTCGGCCGCGCTTGCCGGGATGCGGGCCAGGCGTACCGGTCGGCGATCCACTTCCTCTCCGCCCTGCGCCTGGCGGATATGAACACCGTCCCGGATGATCAGCGGGACGCTCTGCAGCGCACCTACGAGGCCTTCCTCGAGGTCCCGGAATCCGAACAGGAACCGGACCAATGGAACCAGACGGGCGAGCGGATTGAAGCCCTGTTGACCTCTCCGGATTGGGAAAGCCGCCTGCGGCTGGCCCGCGCCCAATTGGACGCGCAATCGGATTCCCCCGGAACGGCTCCGTTGGCGGAAATGCTTTCGCTCGGCAAACCGCAGGCGCTGATCGAAGCCATGGGCTACCTGGACCTTGCGGTCCGGCGCGGCTTGTGGCGGACGGCGATGGAGCAGGCAATGCTGGCCCTCGACCACGGCCCGACCTACCTGCCCCTGCATCTGCGGATCACGGAAATCCAGCTGAAGGAAGATAAGCAGACGGAGGCGCTCGCCAAACTGGGGCTGATCGCGCGGACGTACCGGATCCGCGGCGAAACCCTCCAAGCCGCCAAAATTTACGAGCGCATTTTGCAGATCAACCCGATGGACGTGGGTTCGCGGACCGAATTGATCAACCTGCTCGTCCAGCAAGGGGATTTGCGCAGCGCACTGAGTTTTTACCTTGATTTGGCGGACGTCTACACGCAGCTGGCGGACTTGGAAGGTGCACGGCAGACATACGAATCCGCGCTGATGCTCGCCATACGCAACAACGCCGACAAGTCCTGGCAGATCCAATTGCTCTACCGGCTGGGCGATCTGTACATGCAGCGGCTGGATTACCGGGCCGCCCTGCAGACCTTCCAGCGCCTGCAACAGCTCGATCCGACCGACGAGAAAGCCGGGACCCAGCTGGTGGATTTGATGATCCGCCTGGGAAAGATCGGCGACGCGCAGAATCTGATCAACAACGTCTCCCGCGAATGGACCCGCCTCGGGCGCCAGGATCAGGTCCTCGAGTGGCTCGAGGAGTTGGTGCGCGTGCGCCCCGAAGAGGCGCTCTTGCGCCGGAAACTGGCGGATACGTATCAACAGCGGGGACGGATCGCCGAGGCGATCGGGCAGTTGGACGCGCTGGGGGACGCGCAGGTTGAGGCAGGCAACATCCCCGACGCGATCCTGACGGTGCGGGCGATCCTCGCCCTGCGCCCGCCCAATGCGGAAGGCTACCAGGAACTGCTGCAAAAGCTTGAATCCGGCTCCGTAACCTGA
- a CDS encoding Gfo/Idh/MocA family oxidoreductase: protein MDAIRWGILGTGGIARKFADGLALLPDARLAAVGSRTRGSAEAFGKQWRIPHRHGSYAALMADPDVEVIYIATPHTLHRENALGCLSAGKAVLCEKPFTINARQAEEVIAQARSRKLFLMEAMWTRFFPVVAKVRSLLAEGAIGEVRQVQADFGAQPKFDPKSRLFDPALGGGALLDLGVYPVSLASMVFGEAPRRITSAARLGSTGVDEHAAAILEYSGGRMAVVSCAMTFVSPQEAHILGTNGRIRIRRPWWFPAAVTLSRTGKDDEEITMPYLGNGYAHEAAEVMECLRGGKMESTVMPLDETLRIMHALDSIRAPWGLKYPGD from the coding sequence ATGGACGCCATACGCTGGGGCATCTTGGGCACGGGCGGGATCGCAAGAAAATTCGCGGACGGCTTGGCGTTGCTTCCGGATGCGCGCCTGGCCGCGGTGGGATCGCGCACGCGCGGATCGGCGGAAGCATTCGGCAAGCAGTGGAGGATCCCGCATCGGCACGGCAGCTACGCGGCGCTGATGGCTGACCCTGACGTGGAGGTGATCTACATCGCCACGCCGCACACCCTGCACCGCGAAAACGCGCTCGGCTGCCTTTCCGCCGGAAAGGCCGTGCTGTGCGAGAAGCCGTTCACGATCAACGCCCGCCAGGCGGAGGAAGTGATCGCCCAGGCGAGGAGCAGGAAACTCTTCCTCATGGAAGCCATGTGGACCCGCTTCTTCCCGGTTGTCGCGAAGGTCCGCAGCCTGCTGGCCGAAGGGGCGATCGGGGAGGTCCGTCAGGTTCAAGCCGATTTCGGCGCCCAGCCGAAGTTCGACCCGAAAAGCCGGCTGTTTGATCCGGCCCTCGGCGGCGGCGCTTTGCTGGACCTGGGGGTGTATCCAGTCTCGCTGGCGTCGATGGTGTTCGGCGAGGCTCCCCGGCGGATCACCTCCGCGGCGCGCCTCGGCTCCACCGGGGTGGACGAGCATGCCGCCGCGATTTTGGAATACTCCGGCGGCCGGATGGCGGTGGTGTCGTGCGCGATGACGTTCGTCTCGCCCCAGGAAGCGCACATCCTCGGGACGAACGGGCGGATCCGGATCCGCCGCCCGTGGTGGTTCCCCGCCGCGGTCACCCTTTCACGGACGGGAAAGGATGACGAGGAGATCACCATGCCCTACCTCGGAAACGGCTATGCCCACGAGGCGGCGGAGGTGATGGAGTGCCTGCGGGGCGGAAAAATGGAAAGCACGGTGATGCCGCTGGACGAGACGCTTCGCATCATGCACGCCCTCGACTCCATCCGCGCGCCATGGGGTTTGAAATACCCGGGGGATTGA